GTAGCGGCCGAGGCGGTCGGCGATCTGGTCGGCGATCTCGCCGTCGTGCAGGTCGCGTACGGAGACGTTGAGCGCGGCGCGCAGCTTGAGGCCGGCGGCGCTCCACTTGGCCACCTGCTCGACCACGTCGTCGACGACCCGGCGGGTGAGCAGGCGCATCACGGCGCTCTGCTCGGCCACGCGGATCAGCTCCTCCGGGTCGACCATGCCGTGCCGCGGGTGCTTCCACCGCAGCAGCGCCTCGACCCCCACCACCTCGCCGGTCTCGATCGCGATCTGCGGCTGGTAGTACATGGTGATCTGGCGGCTGCCGGCCACGGAGCCGTCGTCCAGTGCGCGGCGCAGGTCTGCCAGCAGGCTCAGCCGCTCCGGCGAGTTGTGGTCGGACTCGGGCGCGTAGACGGCGATGGTGTCGCCGCGGTGCTTGGCGTCGTACATGGCCACGTCCGCGTGCCGCAGCAGCGTCGCGAAGTCTTCGCCGTGCTCGGGGTACAGCGCGACGCCCATCGAGCCGGACACGTCGAGCGGCAGCCCGTCCAGCTCGACCGGCTCGCCGAGCGCCGCCACCACGCGCGCGGCGAGGTCGCGGGCTTCATCGATGCCGGCCAGGCACGGCGCAAGGATCGCGAACTCGTCGCCGCCGAGGCGGGCGACCACGTCACCGGGGCGTACCGCGTCGGTGAGGCGGCTGCCCACCTCGATCAGCAGCCGGTCACCGACCGCGTGACCGAGCGCGTCGTTGACGTGCTTGAACCGGTCGAGGTCGAGCACCAGCAGCGCCAGGTGCCGGTCGTCCGCGCCCTTGGCGTCCCGCGCGGCGTGCGTGGGCAGCTGGTCACCCACCTCGCCGAGCAGGCCCTTGCGGTTGGCGAGGCCGGTGAGCGGGTCGACGCGGGACAGCTGCTCCTGCTCGGCGGAGAGGCGGGCCATCCGGTAGACGGCGTACAGCGGGACGACCACGAGCGGGATCAGCGCCGCGCTCGTCTCGGCCGCGGCCAGCAGCACCGGGCTGAGCAGCAGTAACGCGCCGATCGAGAGCAGCTCGAAGGGCAGGCCCTGGCGGAACATCGCCCACCACCGGCCGCCGAAGAGCAGGCGCACCGCGATGGTGACCGAGCTGTACTTGACCACGAACCAGGCCGCGGCCGCCGCCGCGAAGACGACGACGTCACCCCAGCGGATGCGGTCGAGGTCGGCGAGGCG
The window above is part of the Phytohabitans houttuyneae genome. Proteins encoded here:
- a CDS encoding putative bifunctional diguanylate cyclase/phosphodiesterase, which encodes MEAAASRNSVPPERARPFFAFALAVITVAALVCAVPLARLPGQVDDLPAAFWVMAGLAVLVDARPFTPPGRRQSSAVFPSTCFTFAIMLGWGLAPAVAVQAAAVVVSSWRMRHVWWRAAFNIAQYALALSAAYAVSRLADLDRIRWGDVVVFAAAAAAWFVVKYSSVTIAVRLLFGGRWWAMFRQGLPFELLSIGALLLLSPVLLAAAETSAALIPLVVVPLYAVYRMARLSAEQEQLSRVDPLTGLANRKGLLGEVGDQLPTHAARDAKGADDRHLALLVLDLDRFKHVNDALGHAVGDRLLIEVGSRLTDAVRPGDVVARLGGDEFAILAPCLAGIDEARDLAARVVAALGEPVELDGLPLDVSGSMGVALYPEHGEDFATLLRHADVAMYDAKHRGDTIAVYAPESDHNSPERLSLLADLRRALDDGSVAGSRQITMYYQPQIAIETGEVVGVEALLRWKHPRHGMVDPEELIRVAEQSAVMRLLTRRVVDDVVEQVAKWSAAGLKLRAALNVSVRDLHDGEIADQIADRLGRYALPADRLQLEITEGALMADPRRVLATIARLDKIGVAIALDDFGTGYSSMQHLRRLPLAEVKVDRSFVLGMATDADDAAIVRSVIELAGALGLRVVAEGVEDERTWRLLHAAGCHVAQGWFYARPMPADELVRWLSRYRAVNPNGPLDGAA